The Glycine soja cultivar W05 chromosome 15, ASM419377v2, whole genome shotgun sequence region TTGTACGGTTTgttgtttaaaaaatgattggcATTGGCCCAGTTCTTACTAATGAGACATAGACCGCTTTTTGTTGTGGTGAGGCCTTTTTGCTCCCTGCCTTCCCCCCTTTGAAGTCCAATCTGAGGAGTTactgttgttaatttttttttcttccccttgtgtatttttttaatgctgAATATAGTATTGTTACAAAATTCTTAGtggtaacaatttttttttgagatcCTGACAAGGAGATATTCTCCTCTCAAGCTTCAACACGATTTATTATATATCTAATAATCAATTAGGATTTAAACCTTTATGTTTGTATTACTAGTgtactatttttaatttgaatttaattatatttttagtctcttaaattatgaggtttattttttagttttttaaataaaaaatttataatttttagttcttcaatttgaaaaaaaaaatattctttatagTTTGTACACTACaatttaagagactaaaaaaatataattttttatttgagaagtgggactaaagactaaaaaaatatttttcaaatttaagaactaaaaacaaaaaatcaaatttatttgaagactcacaaaaatagactcctaatttaaaaaattaaaaacataattgagtctttaatttattattcatgaTTTATCAATATTTTACTCATTATTATGAAACAAATTTATGATGAATGTAATATTAGtgttttatcaatattttactaattcttatttaaaatttaagaggtaatattaaaatataaaaaggtatGATTGTTGATTGAAACCAAACCTCAATCATGATTAGCACTTTTATGATTTCTCACATGCCatgtttatttacttttatgatGTTAAAGTCATGGTTTCCTAGTTAACTTGgacatcaataattaattaccATAATTTGACAAATGGCTATATTCTGAAAGCAGAGGGAGGTTGTTAGATTAGAACCTTAAAATCCAGAATCATACATGTCTTGCTGACACATAAAAGTTAAAACGCAACACAAGAGGTGGAACCACAAGTTATTTACTGGGTAAGCTCATATGGAgtattttgttttcatattgACCAAAAATCTTTGGCTTTGGCTCCTCTTAATATTTGTGACATCATGACTAATACTGGTGCAGATTAAGTGTGAAGAAAAGTATACGATCACCATCAATCATTAACACCCCTTCCCCCATTATATTTTGCTAAGTTTTCCATTTGAAATTCTAtatcaattagttttttttggtagatactatatttttgttttaaaattagggAAGACAAAATTGCTTGAGATCAATAGGCTAACCTGTATAACCCAATAAAAACAGTGAGCCAGATTGTGTGGCTTAACGCGTTAGCTTCTCCCGCTTAATCCACTAACTTAAAAAGTGGGAATAGTTTGGCTGGTGAGGCCCTtacaacaaaaataactttagtatttttaaaaagttaaaatacaaattattaatattttttatcttattttatagaCCTCAATTTCTCTAATACTAATAgaaaatttatattcaaatcaaatttaagttaatttattaGTATACTTCGGATTCTTTAATTACATTTGTCAATTTAtgttgattataaaaaataagaaattatatatatatatatatatatatatatatatatattttttttttttttattttttttatttttttttttaaaatttttggtcGGCTAGTCTGCCAATCTACTTCTAAGTATCTGATCATGATTTTCAATCCACGACTAGAGAGCGACTCAAATGTACCCGATCTATATTTTGGAAGACTAATGGTAAGGTAGACTAAAATGGATCAAGCTTGTCcactttgtcatttttatttaaaatacccGTGAGAATTTATaagagaataaaattatttgcagTATAGTGTGATATATTTCATAGAAATATCTTGAGATGATGCTTAAACTAACTTCTGAATGACAATGATTTTACTAAAatagaaattcattttaaaacaagttttacaaagtatttattataataataaagtatttttccTTTAAGATGTCAACTAAAAAAATGCAGACACAGGACAAATCCAGAAGACACGTGAGAGggataaaaacaaataaccTTTAACAtgcattgttatatattttttaatcaagtaaaatttaaaagtcataaattaaaataaaaatacttaaaactagcaaaaaaatattaattttcttcaaaggagtaataataatttattgttgCACTGTGCTGTGGCGGATGACACTAATTTTTGAGTTCATTCGGCCAGCAACATCAGCAACGTGACGACGAGACTTGgttgacaacaacaacaacgttttgcattattatcatttttattttcattttctttttggtcTGTTATTTCCAACAAACGAAAAAGAAGGAGCACAGTTGGAATGGAAGTAAACAAAAgaccaacaaaaacaaaaacaaaagcatgCTCCCTCCGGTCTTTTCTTTCTGTTACATTCTTCTTTGTCTCACAGTTGTCTTGTCTAACCAAGTTCCTCTCTCTCCTTCCTTCAacacctttttctttcttttcattgcaaaattcaaatgttttatatgTTAGTTTGCTTCAACAGCTGAAACATACCATCTCTGATCGTTTCTAAATATGGAACAGCTTGTCAACTTCATCATTCGCCCACCCAGGCACACCATCTTCTCTCCTTTTTCCTCGCTCTCTCTCTGTGCTGGGATCAACTTTTTCAGTCaaagttctttttttcttcacattCTCATCTGGGTGTTTGCTTATGCTTCTTATTGATTTTAGCATAATTGTAATCACCACTGTTCTCTTTTTCTACTAGGAAAGAGCTTGAGCAAGATATTAGTATATTCAATGCTTTCATTTCCTTTGCATCTCTATGAGAATCATGGaattatctttatattttggggggggggggggggggggggggtgtgtGCAGTGTGCTCATTCTGTTAAGTTGATTTGTTATTTGTTTGCTTGGAAATTTGAGATCTATTCTTAAGCTACCTTAAAAGTCTTACTTTTCTGTAATGTATCATGTAAGTCTTTAATCCTTTTCAGGGTACCTATAATGTAAATACTGATAGCCACGGCAAACTTGTTCTGCAAATTTCTTCCTTTTGTGCACAAATATATggaaatagtttttattttttaatttatacctACAATCACTATAACtattgttttgtgtgttctgaAAATGAGATCCGCAAATCATGTATCTGAATCTCGACATCACTAGACATcgcccaaaaaaacaaaaaagagtaaGAATGGAGATATCATGTAAGGGTAATTAAAAATCTTTTCAAGTGTCACAATGAAAAGGCACATCCTTCTAATTTTGAGGATATCAGGTGAAGCTGAGTACTTTgacatatttttaattgtgcAGTTATATGTGATATATAAGCCCTTCACAAAATAGCTACATTCTTGAGGTCATCTTTCTTCAACTATGTCATAAGATGAACTGGCATCGAGTTCTGTTATTTGCAtggttcattaatttttttttgcagtatttttgtttcaaatttaacATAAACTATTGTGCTATTACGTTATGATTGTATCCGTTACCGGCATGCAGAGCTAAATATGATCCAAAAAGTGATTTATTGGATCATGAGTTCATGCTAAAAGGGAAATGGTTTCAACGGAAGGACATGGAGGTATAGTTAAAAATTCTGTTGGTAAAATCATTGAATCCAGAGTAAATGattgattttatcttatttcaTAGTCAATAACTAAATTGTCAACCACATGCTAGAAAAGGATTCTACTTTTGAAGCCATAACCTTTACCCTGAAAGAAATTCAGTTTCATAATTTGTTTCAATTCCAAGTAATGTGATTGCTCTTTTGGAGAACTGTCCCAAGAATTATTTCTTATCTAGGATACCAGCATGGAAGGATTGTTTAGTCACATCTAAAACATTACTATGGTGATTCCTTTTTTGCATAGTACTTCTATTTAAGTTATGACATAATGTATGCATGTGATGTTCTAATTCATTTGCAAAGTTTTTGTTGATGTCATTCTTTGTTTTCATCATAAGCATTATAAGTTTATTCTATTTAGTTGAGTTGATGACCAGAATTATCAGTGTCATGTAATATTTGATATTCTGCAGATAAAAAATAGCCGTGGGGATGTTCTTCAATGCAGCCATTACATGCCTATAGTCAGTCCTGATGGAAAGCCTCTGCCATGTGTAATATATTGCCATGGAAACAGGTGACTATGGGATAAATatgtatttcttaatttttttgttagcatGCAAGTTGATGATTCAAACTTCAGAGTTTTATTCAAACAATAAAGTTTTCTTCTAGACATTTCAAACTTTGCTTTGGAGatgtgtgttttctttttattcctctcggttttaaaaatatcatttttaatttagaaaagagCACTATAATGGTTTTATGTTAATAACATGTGTATTTGTCTTACTCATTATTAGAAAACGTGGGtgatcatttttctttatcGGCAAATGACAAATGTTACTTGTTAGTTTGTTAGATTTTGTTAGTGGAAGGAATTCAAACCCACCTGGttgatcattttaaacttgCACTTTGATCAATTTTAAAAGTTGGTTTGTATGGACCTTTCTTACCAGCTTACTACTATAAAACGTATAAGTTTAACTAGAAGCTAACACAGTCCCATTTTAAAACGTTACTTACTCAATTTTTTATGTATCTGTATACATGCAATTAGTTTGATATGGTGCAGCATTTTCATTATCAACATAACAATGCTAATTTGAAAACTTtgcttttttaaatatttgttattgactaaaagtatattttatctTACATTTTTTGGAACATATGAGAACTGGAGAAGTAACTAACAAGACGTTTTATCAAATGTACTTATCTTGcttattttgtgcaatgtttatGGCAGTGGATGCAGGGTTGATGCCAGTGAAGCTGCTCTAATTTTActtccttcaaatattacagTTTTTACTCTGGATTTCTCGGGATCGGGAATCTCTGGAGGAGAGCATGTCACTCTAGGTTGGAATGAAGTAAGTGCTTGTTCATTAACTGTTTGAAACATATCATATTTACTTGTAtcattattattgatataattgGGGATAATATCATGGCACAATTTACATGATTTAGGTATCTAGGATTCATCTTCCAGAGCAATAGGGAGATTAATTGGTAGGTAACACATGAAAGATAATCCATTGAAAAGGGgtagaagaaaacaaacttgCATATTTACAAATTCAATCCAAAAGTATTATCAACTAGtccaaattattttttgtaacatGTATGTTGGAGTATCGTTggcagaaaatataaaatttgtcatGTGCCTAAGGCAGGATACTTATATCctcatttctttttaataaatttcttacATCAcagtagaaatgaaatgcttGTGTTTGTACTTCACTGTGAATTTGCATATGCATTACAGCCATTtgctttgtttccatttttttattatgaaagacTATTTAACATTGTATGCTGTTTTCAGAAGGATGATCTGAGAGCAGTGGTCAACTATCTAAGGGCAGATGGAAATGTTTCTCTGATTGGCTTATGGGGACGCTCAATGGGTGCTGTGACTAGGTAATTTTTCATCATTCACTTCTTCATTCGACCTTACATTGTAAATAAGGTTGAAGAAGGGTCTCCAAGGTGGGGGTCGTACATAGGGTGGTATCATGATATTGCCATATGGTCCATTTTTACTCAGATCTTATAGTTAATTGTCAATAAGCTGATTAGTTTGTTAAAGAATAGAAATCACATACTTTACCTGTTGTGATCCTCTTCTAGTAAGAGCCAGTGTGGCTTGAGATGAATATATGAAGACTTCATTATGATTTTTTGTAATTGTTAATAATGATCAACTGATCATAGCATTGGAAACAACAGTGAAGGGGTCACAGCCCTTAAAATGGTAGCTGAACACGACCTTAACTTTTAAAAGAAGGTGTATGGCACGTCTATGATTATCATTCTTGAATAATGGGTTGCTGCAGAGTGCAGAGTACAACCTTAACTTGAGAATGAAGCATTTCATAGTACATTCTTGTATATTTGTTAGAAATTTAGAAGTTATCTTAAGTTCTATATTTTATAGACTTGTGGAAATGATCTGCTTTTCATGTATTTATTTAAGCCTTTCTGCATTGAATATTTCAAACCATGTTCTACCAAAAACACATTCTCCTCATTTACAGTGTGCTACCCATGtgcttcttaatttttaaagtcAATTTATAAACTCCCTGATTGTTTAGCAATTCAGTCTTACCAGTGAATATCACTTTCCTTTTTGCCATTAATTATGTCATTCCTTGCAGCCTTATGTATGGAGCTGAGGATCCTTCAATTGCAGGAATGGTTTTGGACAGTCCCTTCTCTGATTTGGTTGATTTAATGATGGAACTTGTAGATAAGTACAGAGTCCGTCTGCCAAAATTTGCAGTGAGtgcataatattttttgatgcaaatgagaatgcttttttttttatcagcaaatgaGAATGCTTTTATAGAACTAAGCTAACCAAAACTATTGATCTATAATctcatttcatattttaatgcTTCTTTACATTGAGGTTATTAAAATCACCTTCAGGCTTAGTCTATGGTTTGCTACCAACCACATATTATGATCAAACGTTAGATTGGGGAAGGTTTCATTTAATGCCAAAGAAGGTCCCAATCCATCCAGGCTGGAATTTATAGCTTTTCTAGACATCTATTAGGTTCATATACATGTTTTGTGATAAGTAACAAGGCTGTtgtaaagatgtttttttttataggctATTTCTTGAAATGTAGTTGGCCTAGGCTATAGTTTATTATGGAGCAATGTAGCACCTATGATGAATAATTGCTATTTTTGATAGGGACCTGTGAATATCTGTAGTTTGCATTTTGCAACATATAAGTATGTTTAGCCCCTTCAATGAATATTTAAATACTTTATACACATGGCTAGCATCTGATTTCATGGCCCTCGTTTCTCTCTTATGAGAATAAATTGTCATTGCCTTATGATTTTTCCATTTATATTTGgttcttcctgttacaggtaaAGTTTGCAATTCAATACATGCGAAAAACAATCCAGAAGAAGGCAAAATTTGACATAATGAACTTGAACACTGTTAAGgttatttttccttttgattttttttttgtttaatgaaaaaattacttttatttggCTGTCTGTATGTAATGATTGAATAATTTGACAGAAAAATAATTAGTGAACTTTCTTCCTTTGATTTTCCTCATTATTTGTTTGATATAACTTCAGTTCAAATCCAGCATCTGTACCTGAGCTTGGTTaagaaacattttattttttagcttGAACTTGAGAAATGGATACACTTGTGGAAACtttgttctctctttttgaTTTGGAAATAGTGTACACTTATTCGTTTGTCAGTCATATGATTGTAATTTTACTCAGCAACTCATAAATATATTACTAACATAtttgtgctgaatttttttttgaacttaattaattatcatgTGTGGAGGAAACTTTCCCCGTCAAGAAATCAAATGCTATATGATTTAAGTCAAATAGGATTGAACTAGTTAAAAGTATGGAAGTAAAAACTGAACTTAGAGGAATTTTTCTCTGGTAGGGACGTTGGGTAGAGGAATACAATTTGGCTGGTTCTGATTTTGTCAAACTTTGTGGGTTACCATGAACATCATCattcattttgtttattgacTGTGATGACTGAACTTTTCTTGGACCTGGTGAActtcttttgattttaattaaatggtAGAAATTAGGATGATTCATTATTTACAATCTTCTTTCTACACTGGGTGCTTGTGATCACTCAGGAAGTATAGGAGGACAGAGGCAAAACAACCAAAGAGGAAACTAGTGTACAATTGTTTGTCCTCctgaacaaataaaataatgactTTATGAGCATTCAAAAGTGTagaaattttctctcatgtatTTTCCCCTGCTTatgtaataatatttctttttataaaaaaaagaactagaGATCTTTAGTTGGGAAAAAATCTGAGGCAAATGCAAGActatatagaaaaaattatttgggGGAAAACTTATcatattgaatttattttggtttttcgCACTTTCATATTCTTCATTGTATTCATTCATTATTTGTTTGCATTGCAGGTAGCAAAATCTTGTTTTGTTCCTGCTCTACTAGGGCatgccattgatgatgattttaTTCGTCCTCATCACTCAGATTTTATACTTGAGGCTTACATGGTAAATATGTTTGCAAGAATTtgggttaaatatgtttttagtagAGCAATGTTtacttttagtccctaaaacatttttctccttttgtgCTATGTGCAGTCCCTATTTTCATAAACTGGGGACCAAAAGGAGATGGTTTTGTGAAGGATACGGACCACACTTGACACATTTCCATAAACAAGGACTAAAAATAGACGATTTCTTTAGAAATGAATATTTCTATATTTATAGGGACTACACTTCCACcctgagaattatttttttacctttcctttttttaaaaaaaaattaaactcttttggATCTATAATATGGTTGTTTATGCTTTGTAGGgagacaaaaacataattaaatttgagGGAGATCACAACTCTTCACGTCCTCAGTATTATTTTGATTCCGTAAACATCTTTTTGCACAATGTTTTACAACCTCCAGAAGATGAGCTTGGGGaatcattttttgacattatgAATGATTACTTTGGTAAGGTAAATTCAACATGCATCTCTTTGGTTTCATTTTGGTCAAAATGCAAAGTTCCATtctttaacattattattttaaatgttacaGGATGTTTGGAGATCTGTGCATGAATTTGACTTTGGCAATGAACCATCATTTCGAAACAAAGGCATGATTCAAATATCCTGTGTCTCTTAACTATTCCTGTTGCATTGCTATACATGAGGATTTGCATTTGGTAACCTCACTACTAATGCAAatctcttaaattatttttgttagttgCAGAACCATCAACAAGCAGTACTGTGGAGGACATTAAGCAAGTCTGCTTAAAAAGACCAATGAGTATG contains the following coding sequences:
- the LOC114387225 gene encoding uncharacterized protein LOC114387225, encoding MLKGKWFQRKDMEIKNSRGDVLQCSHYMPIVSPDGKPLPCVIYCHGNSGCRVDASEAALILLPSNITVFTLDFSGSGISGGEHVTLGWNEKDDLRAVVNYLRADGNVSLIGLWGRSMGAVTSLMYGAEDPSIAGMVLDSPFSDLVDLMMELVDKYRVRLPKFAVKFAIQYMRKTIQKKAKFDIMNLNTVKVAKSCFVPALLGHAIDDDFIRPHHSDFILEAYMGDKNIIKFEGDHNSSRPQYYFDSVNIFLHNVLQPPEDELGESFFDIMNDYFGKDVWRSVHEFDFGNEPSFRNKEPSTSSTVEDIKQVCLKRPMSMREAQKCDGLSSSSSTIISFELSNGRLYSPLIPTDLDDDHYVEFQLDDFTGCPSSAKKEQKMFMEAVVDSLKDREIRIPEVEQPPVSSASTMSIEPSDEDDSHASSHKISKPMETEPSLLNQSVKTISTASDALEPLKTEPNSISVIPSPVPSLSSSKIPLPQPPPLDTSSVADSSNTESTTACNDNSASLQSSSDTDISHNTKATLTVIKNPAGHVLNCLLGRWDFNFFRNSHNR